A single Oleidesulfovibrio alaskensis DSM 16109 DNA region contains:
- a CDS encoding thioredoxin family protein, with product MDILVIGTEPPCPRCDLLGLLLQQEAPEGGNWVLRHCAFDAPEAVQLGDALRCRIGTAGHVASAADIHMDWEEVYRLAAGPSGKVALRPADRWSPELDRALEPCRLAAAAAGFLMTPVLVIDGRVVHHGNVPQRESIAALLRKELRGAGF from the coding sequence GTGGATATACTTGTAATCGGAACAGAGCCGCCTTGCCCGCGCTGTGACCTGCTGGGACTGCTGCTGCAGCAGGAGGCCCCGGAAGGAGGGAACTGGGTGTTGCGTCACTGTGCCTTTGATGCTCCGGAGGCGGTACAGCTGGGTGATGCACTGCGCTGCCGCATAGGTACAGCCGGACATGTGGCCTCAGCTGCGGATATTCATATGGACTGGGAAGAAGTATACCGTCTGGCGGCGGGACCGTCCGGAAAGGTGGCCTTGCGTCCGGCGGACCGCTGGTCGCCGGAACTTGACCGGGCGCTGGAACCGTGCCGTCTGGCAGCCGCTGCTGCGGGCTTTCTGATGACCCCTGTGCTGGTTATTGACGGACGGGTTGTGCATCACGGTAATGTCCCGCAGCGGGAAAGCATAGCGGCGTTATTGCGGAAGGAACTGCGCGGAGCGGGCTTCTGA
- a CDS encoding iron hydrogenase small subunit, producing the protein MSIAAFTRRQFLKAGCMACGAAIVGIRFTGKALAAVKQVKEYMTDRINSVYAADKTFVHRASQDNPQVIKLYKDWLEHPMSHKAEQFLHMHWTDRSQGIQKLIAERQYPNPRAGEFGNGYPYE; encoded by the coding sequence ATGAGTATTGCTGCATTCACCCGTCGTCAGTTTCTGAAAGCCGGCTGCATGGCCTGCGGCGCTGCAATTGTTGGTATCCGCTTTACCGGAAAGGCATTGGCAGCGGTCAAGCAGGTTAAAGAGTATATGACCGACCGCATAAACAGTGTCTACGCTGCGGACAAAACGTTTGTGCATCGGGCATCGCAGGACAACCCGCAGGTAATCAAACTGTACAAGGACTGGCTTGAACATCCTATGAGCCATAAGGCTGAGCAGTTTCTGCACATGCACTGGACAGACCGGTCTCAGGGCATACAGAAACTGATTGCGGAACGCCAGTATCCCAACCCCCGCGCCGGAGAATTCGGCAACGGGTATCCTTACGAATAA
- a CDS encoding [FeFe] hydrogenase, group A, translating into MNLVEMEKIQYVDQSPDPRANPDELFFIQIDPEKCIGCDTCQEYCPTGAIFGDTGSAHSIPHEEICINCGQCLTHCPVGAIYEVQSWVRELSEKIKDPEIKVIAMPAPAVRYGLGECFGMPVGTVTTGKMLTALQMLGFDHVWDNEFTADVTIWEEGTEFVKRLTGQIDKPLPQFTSCCPGWHKYVESFYPELFPHLSSCKSPIGMMGALAKTYGPDVMKYDRSKVYTVSIMPCTAKKYEGMRADLWSSGYKDIDATIDTRELAYMIKKAGIDFAALPDGKRDTLMGDSTGGATIFGVSGGVMEAALRYAYEAVTGKKPSSWDFTMVRGLNGIKEGTVTIGDAKINVAVVHGAKRFAEVCEVIKTGKSPWHFIEFMACPGGCVCGGGQPVMPGVLEAMDRKVSRTFAGLKERLNRMSSSKA; encoded by the coding sequence ATGAACTTGGTTGAAATGGAAAAGATTCAGTATGTGGATCAGTCGCCTGACCCGCGAGCGAATCCGGATGAACTTTTTTTCATCCAGATTGATCCGGAAAAATGTATCGGCTGCGATACCTGTCAGGAGTATTGCCCGACGGGCGCCATATTTGGCGATACCGGGAGTGCGCATAGTATTCCTCATGAAGAAATCTGCATCAATTGCGGGCAGTGTCTTACTCATTGCCCTGTCGGAGCCATTTACGAGGTGCAGTCCTGGGTTCGGGAGCTGAGTGAAAAAATCAAAGATCCGGAGATCAAGGTAATCGCCATGCCGGCTCCTGCTGTCCGGTATGGGCTTGGAGAATGTTTCGGCATGCCGGTGGGCACGGTAACCACGGGAAAGATGCTGACAGCTTTGCAGATGCTGGGCTTTGACCACGTATGGGACAATGAGTTCACTGCAGATGTCACCATATGGGAAGAAGGCACCGAGTTTGTCAAACGCCTTACAGGGCAGATTGACAAGCCGCTTCCTCAGTTTACCTCTTGCTGCCCCGGCTGGCACAAATATGTGGAAAGCTTTTATCCTGAGTTGTTCCCGCATCTTTCAAGCTGCAAATCTCCCATCGGGATGATGGGCGCACTGGCCAAAACGTATGGACCGGATGTGATGAAATATGATCGGTCCAAGGTTTATACGGTTTCCATTATGCCCTGTACCGCTAAAAAGTATGAGGGCATGCGCGCGGACCTGTGGTCCAGCGGCTACAAAGACATTGACGCAACCATAGACACCCGCGAACTGGCCTACATGATAAAAAAGGCAGGCATTGATTTCGCCGCTCTGCCGGACGGCAAGCGGGACACGTTGATGGGTGATTCCACCGGTGGAGCCACGATTTTCGGTGTATCCGGCGGTGTTATGGAAGCGGCTTTGCGTTATGCCTACGAGGCTGTGACCGGCAAAAAACCGTCGAGCTGGGATTTTACGATGGTTCGCGGCCTGAACGGTATCAAAGAAGGTACTGTCACCATTGGCGATGCAAAGATAAACGTGGCGGTGGTTCACGGAGCAAAGCGTTTTGCGGAAGTATGCGAGGTGATTAAGACAGGGAAAAGCCCGTGGCATTTCATCGAGTTTATGGCCTGCCCCGGAGGATGTGTCTGCGGTGGCGGTCAGCCTGTGATGCCCGGAGTACTGGAAGCTATGGACCGCAAAGTTTCCAGAACCTTTGCCGGACTCAAAGAGCGTCTGAACAGAATGTCGTCCAGCAAGGCATAG